The Solibacillus isronensis genome includes the window AAGTCGGCGATATGAACAGCAAGGAATTAGAAGTTGTGTTAACAAATGCAGTTAATGATTGGTATACCCACAATTTTATTGTTTCAGGTGGAGGTAGTTCGATTGAACTCAGTTCTTCTACATTCCAATTTGATATAAAAAGTACAGTTAATAATTATGAAGAGAATTACCGCAAACCATGGTATAAATTTTGGTCAGGTGAAAAAACGGTTCATCTTCCATTAAATATACTTCCAAATGAAGTTGTAAAAGATGAAATTAGCAATATTTCAATATGGGATACGGATTCAACTTATGAAAAAGTGTTGCTAAATGCTTCTTATTTAAAAAAAGAGGAAGTTGAAGCGATAGTCACTGATTTATCAACAATACAAACAGAGCGTATTTCATTATCAAGTGAGACAATGCCAGAGAGTACAATGGGAATAAATGAACTTGTACTTGCACTGAATGATACAGTAGTTGAGCCGAATATGGATTTTTCAATGATTAATCAATTAGGGGACGCGATTAATTTGTCAAATCGTGAGGCCATCAATTTTATTGCTTCCAATCTATACAATGCAGCTCTTAATAGCAATGGCAAAATTATAGAACGCCATTCTCAAAATAAAATTCCTTCCTATTTTAGCCCTGGTCTAGAAGCGAAGGTAGATGTATTGGCAGGTAAAGATTTGAAATTTGCCAATACGCTAACAACACCTATCTTATTAAAGTTGTCAATGGACGGTGAAAAATTATTAACAGAAATTTATACGTCGCGCAAAGAGGCCGAGGTTTCTATATCAGTAACACGTGATGAAACGGTACTGCCGCGTACGATCACTCGCTATTCAAGTGATCTGTCAACCGGTCAAAAACAGCAAATTCAGGAAGGTACAGAGGGTTTGCGAGTATCTGTGTACCGAACAGTTTATGGTGAACAACATTTAGTAAGCCGTGATTATTATCCACCGGTTAATCGCATTGTTGTAGAATCACCTCCACAAAGAGAAGGACAAAATACTTGGAATAATACGAGTGATGAACAACAAGATCCGATTGATTTAGATGGTGATGGATTCCCTGATGAAGATTTTACCGTGGGAGATACAATTAAAGATGAACAAAACGCCAATTCTAATATTCCAAATGAAGAAACAGGCAATACATATGGAGATGAAAATCTACCGCCGGGCAGCTATTACGATAAAGGTGGGAATTTAATAACTCCATAGTAGGAGGTGCAACTATGAAGGCATCAAGAAAACGCTTAGGAGACCTGCTCCTTGAATCAGGGGTAATTAGCGAGCAACAGTTAACGTATGCACTCGAAAATAAAAGTCGTGATGAAAAATTGGGCGACTTTTTTATTAAGGAAAATGTACTTACCGAGCAACAACTTATTGAAGTGCTGGAGTTCCAGTTAGGTATTCCCCACATTACATTGAATAAATACGCAATAGACCCGGAACTATTACAGCTTGTGCCGAGGGAGCTGGCGAAACGCGTTAACATTATGCCGGTACGTCGTGATAAAAACAAGTTGCTAATTGCGATGTCTGACCCGATGGATTATTTTGCAATTGAAGAAGTCCGTATGGCGACCGGTTGTCAAATTGAAACAAGTATTGCTGCAAAGGATGATCTATACCGGACTATTACTAAATATTATGATTTGCAGGCTTCAATGGATGCTGCTTTATCAGAAGTAGAGGTAAACAATCCCGAAGTTCAACAGGAAATTACGGATGAAGATTCTCCAATTGTAAGATTAGTCAATCAAATTATTGCTAATGGTGTTGCCCAGCGTGCATCGGATATTCATTTTGATCCGCAGGAAACAGAGTATAAAGTTCGTTATCGTACCGATGGGATATTGCGTACAGAGAGATCACTGCCAAAGCATATGCAGAATATGATGACGGCCCGTGTAAAAATTATGGGTGGTCTTAATATAACAGAAAATCGGATTCCGCAAGATGGACGTTTTAAAGTGAACATTGAATTTAAACATATTGATATTCGTCTTTCTACATTGCCTACCGTATATGGTGAAAAAATTGTTATGCGTATTTTGGATGTCAGTAACGTTGCAACCGATATTTCGCAGTTAGGATTTACAAAGAAAAACGAAACACTGTTCCAACAGATGATTGCAAAACCAAATGGCATTGTGCTTATTACTGGTCCTACAGGTTCAGGTAAATCCTCGACTTTATATGCAGCACTCTCAAACTTGAATGATGAAGAAGTAAATATTATTACGATTGAAGATCCAGTTGAATATCAGCTTAACGGCGTTAACCAGATTCAAGTTAAAGAAGAAATCGGTTTAACATTTGCTACCGGTTTACGGTCTATATTACGTCAAGATCCAGATATTATTATGGTCGGGGAAATCCGTGATACAGAGACAGCGCAAATTGCAATTCGTGCATCGCTGACAGGACATCTTGTTTTGAGTACATTACATACAAATAATGCGGTAGAATCTGTGTCACGTCTGCAAGATATGGGAATTGAACCATTTTTAATTTCTTCTTCACTTGTCGGTATAATGGCCCAGCGTCTTGTACGCCAAATTTGCAGGGATTGCAGTACGGAAATCGAGCCTTCAAATCGGGAAAGGGAAATTTTCCAATCAAATGGATTTATGGTAAATAAACTTCGTAAAGGTCGAGGTTGTGCGGCATGTGGAAACACAGGATATCGTGGTCGGCTTGCTATTCATGAATTTTTACCGGTAGACCGTGAGTTAAAGGAATTGATTTTAAAACATGCAAGTAGTTATGTAATGCGCGACTATATGAAAAAAGCAGGACATCATACGTTATTGCAGGATGGCTTATTGAAAGTGCTAGATGGTGTAACAACTACTGAAGAAGTACTAAGGGTTGCAACGATTGATTAGGAGGGGTGCAAGATGACAATGAACATACAGGATTTATTACGACGTGCATATGATGAAAAAGTATCAGATTTACATGTAACAATCGGCATTCCTCCAGTTTACCGTGTAAATGGTCAATTAAAACAGTTTGGTGATGTAAACGTAACTGCAGAAATGGTTGAACAGATGATACATCATATTTTACCCGAATATAAAGTATCGGAGTTTGAAGAAAAGGGAGAAACGGATTTTAATTATTCGTTGGAAGGGCTTTGTCGTTTCCGTGTCAATGCCTATCATCAACGAAATGCGGGGGCAATTGCCGCACGTTTAGTTTCAAGTCAAATTCCAACGATTGAATCTTTGAATATGCCAAGAATCCTCTATGATTTGTCGGAAAAACCTCAGGGACTCATTTTAGTCACTGGTCCTACAGGTTCAGGTAAATCAACTACTTTAGCCGCAATGATTGATTATATTAATGAAACGAAATCAAAGCATATTATAACTTTAGAAGATCCAATTGAATATTTACACTCGCATAAAAAGTCGGTAGTGAATCAGCGCGAAATTGGTATTGATACAAACTCGTTTGCCAATGGGCTACGTGCAGCACTTCGTCAGGATCCAGATATTATTCTAGTCGGAGAAATGCGGGATTTAGAAACGATTTCAACAGCAATTACAGCAGCAGAAACCGGACACTTAGTGTTTGCGACACTACATACATCGAGTGCACCAACAACAATTGATCGTATTATCGATGTATTCCCGCCCCATCAGCAAGGCCAAATTCGTATTCAACTTGCGAATGTACTGCAAGGTATTATTTCACAGCGATTGTTCATACGTAAAGATGCTGCAGGTCGAGTTGCAGCAACAGAAATTTTAATAGGTGTTCCAGCGGTAACTAATTTAATCCGTAATGAAAAAGTCCATCAAATTCCTAGTATTATGCAGACAGGCCGAGCGTTGGGAATGCATACATTAGAGACTTCAGTTCAATCACTTGTTTCTTCTGGTCAAGTTTCATTGAAGGAAGCCAGTTCATTTTTGAACGTTGGTGAGTATAATTGACGGTTTTTAAATATGTAGGTAGAACAAAGATGGGGGCAACACAAAAAGGAACAATCGATGCCGTAAGCAAAGCGGCAGCAATTACGAAACTCCGTGAAAAAGGAATTAACCCACGTGAGATTGAAGAATCAAAAAGTATCTGGCACAAAGAAGTCAGTTTAAGCAGGGGAAAAGTGAAAACACAGGATTTTGTAATTTACTGCCGTCAGTTTGCAACTCTAATTCGTGCAGGTGTATCACTAGTAGAAGCGACTAATATTTTAGCTAAACAAGCAACGAGCAAACCTTTAAGAAGAGCACTTGAAAAGGTGGAAGAGGATATTCGTTCCGGTATTCCTTTTTCAGACTCAGCAAAAAGTCATCCAAAAGTGTTCCCGGAGCTTTTCGTTAATATGATGAAATCCGGTGAAGCAACAGGGAATATTGATGAGATACTTGAACGTCTAGCAAATTCTTATGAAAAATCATTCCGGCTAATTAAAAAGGTGCAGTCTACATTAACTTATCCTGCAATGTTACTAATACTGATAGTTGTTGTTGTGTTTTTTATGCTCGTTTTTATCGTGCCTATGTTTGTTGAGTCGTTTGAATCGATGGATGCAGAACTGCCAATGTTAACTGTCGCAACCGTTAAACTAGGGCAATGGCTAAGACAATATTGGTGGTTACCGATTTTTATTTTCATAATCGGTATTATTGTATTCCAATATTTATATCGAAATAATAAGCAATTTAATTATATGGTGCATTACATGATGTTAAAACTGCCGATATTCGGACCACTTTTACAGAAAAGTGCAATTGCAAGATTAACTCGTAATCTATCGTCATTATTTAGCAGCGCTGTACCTATTTTACGGGCATTGACAATTTCCGAAAAAATTTTAGGGAATCCGGTTATCGGGAAAGTAGTTTTGGATGCCCGTAGTAGCCTTGAAAAAGGCAGTACATTAACCGAACCATTAGAGAAAAGTTGGATTTTTCCACCGATGGTAACGAGTATGACAAAAATTGGTGAATCAACCGGTTCTCTTGATTATATGCTGGAAAAGATCGCGGATTTTTATGAAGAAGAAGTAGAACGCAATGTGGATACGTTAAAGTCACTTATTGAGCCGCTAATGATTGTAATATTAGCGGGAGCAGTTGGGCTTATAGTAGCAGCTATCTTTATGCCGATGTTAAGTCTCTATGAAAATATATAAAAGGAAAATAGACGTTTTGCAAGGGGGCATCAAAGGGGTACAAAGCGTCAGTGCAAAAGAAAAATAGATAAAATTAAAAGGAGGATTTAATTTGTTCAAAACATTAAAGAAACGTATTAAAAATGAAAAAGGTTTATCTTTGGTAGAGCTTTTAGCGGTAATTGTTATTTTAGGAATTATTTCGGCGATTGCTGTTCCAGCGATTGGGAGTATTATCGAGAATACAAGAGATAAGGCAATTCTTTCAGATGCAGCTGGATTACTTGCTGGAGCGAAAATTGCAATTGCTGATGGTTCATGTGGTGAAGCGAGTAATAAGGTAATTATATGTAGTAATACTGTTTTGACAGAAGTTTTTGAGGGAGTGTTGATAAGTACTGATAAAGTAAGCTTTAACACTTCGACTAAAGAATATACGGTAACTTATGAAGAACTAAAAAATATTCAAAATACTGATAAATTTACTGGTGGGGGTTTCACGCCGTCAGCCACTAATAATACTATTACTGGAAATCAATTAACAGCATTACTAGGGAAATAATCACCCCTCAAAGAACACCCAACCCATAGCGCTTGGGTGTTCCATTGAGCGATGATGATACTTAGCAAGCTTAGATATAGAAGTCAAAGTATAAGGGGGAGGGGGTTCCTCTATGTTCAAAATGAAAAAGAAATCACATATGGCGCTCATTTATAATGACTATGTTGTTCGGGTACTTATTTCTAAAGAGGAAAAGCTGGAGCATCCAATCATTAATGAAATTGCATTGCCGAGAAATATTGTACAAGAAGGAACTATTGTCGATGAGATGGCAATGTTTGAATTAATAAAAGCAAATGTTCAAAACTGGGGCGGTAAAAAGCAAAATGTCCGTTTTCTAGTGCCGGATACATCGGTACTGTTGAAATCTTTTGAACATCCACCTGATGTGAACGGTAACGACCTGAAAGAATTTGTTCAGATGGAGCTGGGACGGTCGATTCATTTACCTTTTCAAGAACCGCTGATTGGTGTATACGATTCAGTAGAGGGAGATGGAAAAGCAATGTTATTTGCTGCGCCTCCTGATGAAGTAGGGAAGATGATCGGCTTACTATTGGACAATCATCTCCAACCGCAAGTCGCGGATATTTGTTCATTATGTAATTTACGTTTGCTTGAGCATATTGAATTCATAGATTCAAATCGTACATATTTAGTAACGGACTGGTCGATTAATGAATTATCGATTTGTATCTATTCTGGTGGAGAGGTCGAGTTTTTACGTTTCCAAACAATTGAAACGGCTACTGAAAATTGGAAACAGGAAGTGCTTGGAAATAATGAAATTCAATTTACTTATACAGGTGATTTGGGCAATTTCCGTACTGCTGCAACAGATCAGGTTCTTGAAATTGATCGGATGATGAACTTTTTCAAATTCTCACTTCATAAGGGCGAAAAAGAGGTCAATGAGATTGTAGTTATGGGGGACCACCCATTACTACCTACAATTGAAACGCTCTTACGGGACAATTTACCAACTGCTGTTCGAATTGTTGACGATACTGTGGTTGAAAAATATTTTCCAAACTGTAAAGCTAAGCATGCCACATTACTGGGACTTGCTTTGAAGGAGGTTAATGAATGATACCAAATATTAACCTCATGCCCAAAATTGAAAAGGGCCCGACCAGTTTAAAGTTTGCATTTATTTTGGTTGGAATATTATCAATGTTAACAATAATATTATTGGCTTTCCTTTATTACAGCGCAAAAAATGAAATAGCAGATGCCATATCAATGCGTGATACATTAATTGCGACACGTGATGAATTGCAAGTAAATGTCACATCTTTAGATACGGAAAATCAAGAGTCTTTACAAGAATCGGTGACATTTGTTGAACGTGTTTCCTACCCGGTTACACCCATTATTAGTGAAACCAAAAATTTATTACCACCCAATACGTATATGCGTTCCTATGAATTTTCTACATTAGGGGTAACGGTGATTGTGGACTTGGAAACATTAAACGCAGTATCTGTTTATGTAAGTGATCTTAAAAACAACCCTTATTTTAATGATATTAAAGTGGGGACAATCGAAGCGTTTGAAATCGACTCGATGAAAGAAGAACTACGGGAGCCACAGTTTGCTGAAGTTCCTCGCTATGAAATAGAAATTGAACTTACTATTAATGAAGAATATATAGCTGCTGGAGGTGACGAACAATGAATTCCATCTCAAGCAGCAAAAACGGAACGCTTTTACTTATCATCGCTTTAGCGATGGCTATGTTATTTGCACTCTACTCTTTTGTTGTAAAGCCGAAGCAGGAAGAAGCACAATCGATTCGTACAGAAATCAATTATTTAAATACAGAAATTAAATCGCTTGAGCAAAATGTGGCGGACAGGCAATCACAGTATTCGGAAACGGATGTAAATGAATTTATGTTACGCAAAAAGGTTCCAAATGACAGGAATATTGATTCGTTAATTTTATCTATAGAAGAAATTGAGTATGTGACAGCTTCACAGATTCGGCGTATTGAATTTAATAATTATGATACGCTCGTATCGAATTCAAACTTATTAAACTCTACCGAGAACTCTGAAGATGATGAAAGCCAGGGAATATTAGACGAGCTCCAACAAACTGAGGAATTACCTGTGTCTACCATATCCGAGGAGCCATTGCCACAGTCATTGAAATTAGTCACATTTATTATCGAGGTTACATCACCAAATGAAACAAGCCTGCTACAGTTCATCAAAGAAATTGAACAAATAGAACGGATTATGCATATTGACAGCATTGATTTTGATCTTGCTGGTGAAGAAGAGCAACTTTTTGAAGATACATCAGAAGTGGTAACAGCAGAAGTCCAAGTCACTACTTTCTACTACGAATAACAAATGGGCAGGTACAAGTAAGGAGCATCTAAAATGGAGATTATGTATACAATATTTGCGGGGATTTTTGGATTGGTATTTGGCTCATTTTACAATGTAGTCGGATTACGGGTACCGAAAAAAGAGTCGATTGTGACACCGCCATCTCACTGTGTCCATTGCAATCGACGTTTAAGCGCTTTTGAACTCGTACCTGTTTTTTCATACCTATTTCTACGAGGGAAATGCCGGACTTGTGGTGTGAAAGTGTCGCCGATTTACGCATTTACGGAACTGGTAACAGGACTTTTATTTGCGTTTGCTACATGGCAGCTTGGCATCACGTGGGAATTGGCAGTAGCTTTACTGTTTATTTCTCTATTGGTCATTATAAATGTTTCGGATATTGCGTACATGCTTATTCCGGACAAAATTCTATTGTTTTTCCTGCCGTTTCTAATCATTGGTAGAATTCTTTCGCCGCTTGATCCGTGGTGGGATAGTATAATCGGCGCCGCAATTGGATTCTCAATTTTACTGTTAATCGCCATTATTTCAAAAGGTGGAATGGGCGGCGGGGACATTAAGCTGTTTTTACTGATTGGATTAGTGTTGGGGACATTCAATACGTTATTAACCTTATTTTTGGCATCGGTGATCGGGATGATTGTCGGTATCGTCATCTTGAAAATCCGTGGGAAAGGGCGCAAAACCCCTGTACCGTTCGGACCATCAATTGCTATAGCTGCAATCATTGTTTACTTTTACGGTGACCAGCTCATCGATATGTATTTAAACCTTCTATAACGTAAAAAAAGAGGTGCCCTGAATTCATTTTCTGGGCATCCCTTTAAATATGTCTTAATAATCTATTATAACTTTCTCAAATGGGTGATTAGTCAGAAGCTCATGTGTTGCAAGTTCCACTACTTTTTCTACAGTATCTCCTAAAACTAATATGCGGTAGTTGCCAAAATCATTATAATAGGCGTCTGCTTCAACATATTGAGTCGTTTCGTTCTGTATATTTCTGCGAATATTTATGACGATTTCATAACCATCCTTTACAAATTGAATTTTTTTCAATAAAAACAACCTCCTCAACAATAGTTTATTACCGGCTGAAAGTAATTGACTAAACTTGTTGGAAGGTTGTGTAGGATCGCTAAAAATTATTCAGCATTTGGATAAATCATCGTTTTTGGATCAACATAACGGTCAAATTCCTCTTCTGTTAAAAGACCTGATGCAATAGCAGCTTCTTTTAAAGTTGTGCCTTCTTTATGTGCTGTTTTTGCGATTTTCGCCGCATTTTCATAACCGATATACGGGTTTAACGCCGTAACAAGCATTAACGAATTTTTCAAGTTAGCATCCAATACTTCCATATTCGGCTCGATACCGACTGCACAATTGTCGTTGAATGATTTCATCGAATCGGCCAACAAGCGTGCTGATTGCAGGAAGTTGTAGATGATCACTGGCTTGAATACGTTCAATTCGAAATTACCTTGTGATGCTGCAAAGGCAATTGTTGCGTCATTGCCGACAACTTGAGTCACGACCATTGTCATTGCTTCACTTTGTGTCGGGTTTACTTTACCTGGCATGATTGATGAACCTGGTTCGTTTTCAGGAATCGTAATTTCACCGATACCAGAGCGCGGACCACTTGCCAGCCAGCGTACATCATTGGCGATTTTCATTAAATCCGCAGCCAATGCTTTTAATGCACCGTGCGCTGTCACGACTTCATCATGGCTTGTCAAAGCATGGAATTTATTTTCCGCAGATGTAAATTCAATGCCTGTTAGTTTGCTGATTTCTGCAGCTGTGCGGGCACCGAATTCCGGATGGGCGTTAATGCCTGTACCAACGGCAGTACCGCCAATCGCAAGCTCTTTCATGAACTGCGTGTTCACCATAATCATTTTTTCGCATTTTAACAGCATATGGTGCCAGCCGCCAATTTCCTGACCAAGTGTAAGCGGTGTTGCATCCTGTAAATGGGTACGACCGATTTTAATAATATCGTTAAACGCTAACGCTTTTTCTCTTAATGTCGCCTGTAACAGCTTTAAGCGCGGCATTAGGTAGTTCTCTACGATTTCGACTGCAGCAATATGTAGTGCAGTAGGGAATGTGTCATTTGAGCTTTGTGACTTGTTGACGTCATCGTTAGGATGAACCTTTTCATCCGATCCGGCTGCCGTCAGCTTTTCATTCGCTAAGTGGGCAATTGTCTCGTTCACATTCATATTTGTCTGTGTACCACTGCCTGTTTGCCAGACGACAAGAGGGAAGTGTTCATCCCATTTACCTGCAAGAATTTCATCGGCTGCTTCTACAATCGCATTTTTCTTCGCATCGGATAACTTGCCTAATTTATTATTGGCAATCGCCGCTGCTTTTTTCAAAATAGTCATGGCACGGATAATTTCAATCGGCATTCTTTCTGTGCCAATTTGGAAGTTTTCTTTGCTTCGCTGTGTTTGTGCACCCCAAATTTTGTCTGCTGGTACACGAATTTCACCTAAAGTGTCTTTTTCAATACGGAATTCCAACTAAATCATCTCCTTTAATATATGTATACCCAATTTTTCATGAAAAAATGGCAAATCGTGAGGGGATTTGCCATTCTTCCAGGAGAAAAGATCAATCCAATTAATCTTTTCGAAATATGAGAAAAGTAATTAATGAGTTTCGAATCTGAACTGGGGGGAACAGTATCGAAAAGGTTTTACTAACCTTACAATGATAATGATAATCTTTATCAATTAGAAAGTCAATGCTTTTATTAAACAAATTTTTAGAAAATTCGATTTGCTGAATCTCCCAATATGTAAAACAACGCCGAAAGCACCGAACCCAATAGGATACTTTAGACGTTGTTGTTTTTGGTATTCACTTAGGAAGTCATCCCCTTAATTTTGTTAAACTATTTTTACATAAAAATCCCGGCCGTTTGTCAGTTCAGGAATTTCTATATTTTTTTCGTTTTTATAATAGTCTGAAATAATATTAGCAAGACCGGTATAGCCATTTAATAATGTTCCTTGTTTAATTTCTTTCGCGATATTATGGAACTCAAAATAGTGAAGTGCATCATCGCTCATCCCGTATAAAATTCTCTCGATA containing:
- a CDS encoding VanW family protein, which translates into the protein MKVKGPTIAGIEVGDMNSKELEVVLTNAVNDWYTHNFIVSGGGSSIELSSSTFQFDIKSTVNNYEENYRKPWYKFWSGEKTVHLPLNILPNEVVKDEISNISIWDTDSTYEKVLLNASYLKKEEVEAIVTDLSTIQTERISLSSETMPESTMGINELVLALNDTVVEPNMDFSMINQLGDAINLSNREAINFIASNLYNAALNSNGKIIERHSQNKIPSYFSPGLEAKVDVLAGKDLKFANTLTTPILLKLSMDGEKLLTEIYTSRKEAEVSISVTRDETVLPRTITRYSSDLSTGQKQQIQEGTEGLRVSVYRTVYGEQHLVSRDYYPPVNRIVVESPPQREGQNTWNNTSDEQQDPIDLDGDGFPDEDFTVGDTIKDEQNANSNIPNEETGNTYGDENLPPGSYYDKGGNLITP
- a CDS encoding GspE/PulE family protein — encoded protein: MKASRKRLGDLLLESGVISEQQLTYALENKSRDEKLGDFFIKENVLTEQQLIEVLEFQLGIPHITLNKYAIDPELLQLVPRELAKRVNIMPVRRDKNKLLIAMSDPMDYFAIEEVRMATGCQIETSIAAKDDLYRTITKYYDLQASMDAALSEVEVNNPEVQQEITDEDSPIVRLVNQIIANGVAQRASDIHFDPQETEYKVRYRTDGILRTERSLPKHMQNMMTARVKIMGGLNITENRIPQDGRFKVNIEFKHIDIRLSTLPTVYGEKIVMRILDVSNVATDISQLGFTKKNETLFQQMIAKPNGIVLITGPTGSGKSSTLYAALSNLNDEEVNIITIEDPVEYQLNGVNQIQVKEEIGLTFATGLRSILRQDPDIIMVGEIRDTETAQIAIRASLTGHLVLSTLHTNNAVESVSRLQDMGIEPFLISSSLVGIMAQRLVRQICRDCSTEIEPSNREREIFQSNGFMVNKLRKGRGCAACGNTGYRGRLAIHEFLPVDRELKELILKHASSYVMRDYMKKAGHHTLLQDGLLKVLDGVTTTEEVLRVATID
- a CDS encoding type IV pilus twitching motility protein PilT gives rise to the protein MTMNIQDLLRRAYDEKVSDLHVTIGIPPVYRVNGQLKQFGDVNVTAEMVEQMIHHILPEYKVSEFEEKGETDFNYSLEGLCRFRVNAYHQRNAGAIAARLVSSQIPTIESLNMPRILYDLSEKPQGLILVTGPTGSGKSTTLAAMIDYINETKSKHIITLEDPIEYLHSHKKSVVNQREIGIDTNSFANGLRAALRQDPDIILVGEMRDLETISTAITAAETGHLVFATLHTSSAPTTIDRIIDVFPPHQQGQIRIQLANVLQGIISQRLFIRKDAAGRVAATEILIGVPAVTNLIRNEKVHQIPSIMQTGRALGMHTLETSVQSLVSSGQVSLKEASSFLNVGEYN
- a CDS encoding type II secretion system F family protein gives rise to the protein MTVFKYVGRTKMGATQKGTIDAVSKAAAITKLREKGINPREIEESKSIWHKEVSLSRGKVKTQDFVIYCRQFATLIRAGVSLVEATNILAKQATSKPLRRALEKVEEDIRSGIPFSDSAKSHPKVFPELFVNMMKSGEATGNIDEILERLANSYEKSFRLIKKVQSTLTYPAMLLILIVVVVFFMLVFIVPMFVESFESMDAELPMLTVATVKLGQWLRQYWWLPIFIFIIGIIVFQYLYRNNKQFNYMVHYMMLKLPIFGPLLQKSAIARLTRNLSSLFSSAVPILRALTISEKILGNPVIGKVVLDARSSLEKGSTLTEPLEKSWIFPPMVTSMTKIGESTGSLDYMLEKIADFYEEEVERNVDTLKSLIEPLMIVILAGAVGLIVAAIFMPMLSLYENI
- a CDS encoding pilus assembly FimT family protein, producing MFKTLKKRIKNEKGLSLVELLAVIVILGIISAIAVPAIGSIIENTRDKAILSDAAGLLAGAKIAIADGSCGEASNKVIICSNTVLTEVFEGVLISTDKVSFNTSTKEYTVTYEELKNIQNTDKFTGGGFTPSATNNTITGNQLTALLGK
- the pilM gene encoding type IV pilus biogenesis protein PilM → MFKMKKKSHMALIYNDYVVRVLISKEEKLEHPIINEIALPRNIVQEGTIVDEMAMFELIKANVQNWGGKKQNVRFLVPDTSVLLKSFEHPPDVNGNDLKEFVQMELGRSIHLPFQEPLIGVYDSVEGDGKAMLFAAPPDEVGKMIGLLLDNHLQPQVADICSLCNLRLLEHIEFIDSNRTYLVTDWSINELSICIYSGGEVEFLRFQTIETATENWKQEVLGNNEIQFTYTGDLGNFRTAATDQVLEIDRMMNFFKFSLHKGEKEVNEIVVMGDHPLLPTIETLLRDNLPTAVRIVDDTVVEKYFPNCKAKHATLLGLALKEVNE
- a CDS encoding malate synthase, coding for MIPNINLMPKIEKGPTSLKFAFILVGILSMLTIILLAFLYYSAKNEIADAISMRDTLIATRDELQVNVTSLDTENQESLQESVTFVERVSYPVTPIISETKNLLPPNTYMRSYEFSTLGVTVIVDLETLNAVSVYVSDLKNNPYFNDIKVGTIEAFEIDSMKEELREPQFAEVPRYEIEIELTINEEYIAAGGDEQ
- a CDS encoding potassium transporter — encoded protein: MNSISSSKNGTLLLIIALAMAMLFALYSFVVKPKQEEAQSIRTEINYLNTEIKSLEQNVADRQSQYSETDVNEFMLRKKVPNDRNIDSLILSIEEIEYVTASQIRRIEFNNYDTLVSNSNLLNSTENSEDDESQGILDELQQTEELPVSTISEEPLPQSLKLVTFIIEVTSPNETSLLQFIKEIEQIERIMHIDSIDFDLAGEEEQLFEDTSEVVTAEVQVTTFYYE
- a CDS encoding prepilin peptidase, with protein sequence MEIMYTIFAGIFGLVFGSFYNVVGLRVPKKESIVTPPSHCVHCNRRLSAFELVPVFSYLFLRGKCRTCGVKVSPIYAFTELVTGLLFAFATWQLGITWELAVALLFISLLVIINVSDIAYMLIPDKILLFFLPFLIIGRILSPLDPWWDSIIGAAIGFSILLLIAIISKGGMGGGDIKLFLLIGLVLGTFNTLLTLFLASVIGMIVGIVILKIRGKGRKTPVPFGPSIAIAAIIVYFYGDQLIDMYLNLL
- the fumC gene encoding class II fumarate hydratase, whose amino-acid sequence is MEFRIEKDTLGEIRVPADKIWGAQTQRSKENFQIGTERMPIEIIRAMTILKKAAAIANNKLGKLSDAKKNAIVEAADEILAGKWDEHFPLVVWQTGSGTQTNMNVNETIAHLANEKLTAAGSDEKVHPNDDVNKSQSSNDTFPTALHIAAVEIVENYLMPRLKLLQATLREKALAFNDIIKIGRTHLQDATPLTLGQEIGGWHHMLLKCEKMIMVNTQFMKELAIGGTAVGTGINAHPEFGARTAAEISKLTGIEFTSAENKFHALTSHDEVVTAHGALKALAADLMKIANDVRWLASGPRSGIGEITIPENEPGSSIMPGKVNPTQSEAMTMVVTQVVGNDATIAFAASQGNFELNVFKPVIIYNFLQSARLLADSMKSFNDNCAVGIEPNMEVLDANLKNSLMLVTALNPYIGYENAAKIAKTAHKEGTTLKEAAIASGLLTEEEFDRYVDPKTMIYPNAE